The following are encoded together in the Cololabis saira isolate AMF1-May2022 chromosome 5, fColSai1.1, whole genome shotgun sequence genome:
- the LOC133444690 gene encoding E3 ubiquitin/ISG15 ligase TRIM25-like: MAEKQDAPFSISCSICLDVLKKPATLHCGHSFCMGCVNSYWDQEHKKGIYSCPQCRTSFSPRPVLNKNTVLADLIENMAEAERATPPGTVEISPREVECDFCTVKKLKAVKSCLVCLASYCATHLQPHYESAAFKRHKLVEVSGSLEEKICSKHDKLLEVYCQTDDQCICLLCVMDEHNGHSTVSAAAARKAKQQQFGKKKQQYQKEIQNKDKQLRVLKQKMKALQSSRDAALDQNEKAYAEIVMMADKRRSAAKELIIDQEKAAVSRAEAHVDGLEREISDLKKREDELKQLSLTGDHIHFLQHYKPLFDSTEPDASSDLSIQPHTSFDFVTRAVSDLTEQMESMAQSIEELCVKIDVDLNPKTRQELLMYVCLLSLDPNTAFENLLLSEGNKKLTWIKRAQKYPFHPDRFTKYDQVLCSEGLSSVCYWEVEWKGPRVEVAMCYKGAKLEENSFGCTDQSWCISLSNAGCSFWHNEVKTRIQVPCSSPVGVYLNHKAGSLSFYNVSETGRMELLHKVQTTFIQPLYPGFMVSRGSFIRIITPRSRE, from the exons ATGGCTGAAAAACAAGATGCACCGTTTTCGATATCCTGCTCTATTTGCTTGGACGTGTTGAAGAAGCCTGCGACTCTGCACTGCGGCCACAGCTTCTGCATGGGCTGTGTGAATAGCTACTGGGACCAGGAGCATAAAAAAGGTATTTACAGCTGTCCGCAGTGTAGAACCTCTTTCAGCCCAAGACCCGTGCTGAACAAGAACACAGTTCTGGCTGATCTGATAGAGAACATGGCAGAGGCAGAGAGAGCCACCCCTCCTGGGACGGTTGAAATCAGTCCAAGAGAAGTGGAGTGTGATTTCTGCACTGTGAAGAAGCTGAAAGCTGTCAAATCTTGCCTCGTGTGTCTGGCCTCTTACTGTGCCACACACTTACAGCCCCACTACGAGTCAGCTGCTTTCAAAAGGCACAAGCTGGTGGAAGTGTCAGGCTCCTTAGAAGAGAAGATCTGCTCCAAGCATGACAAGCTGCTGGAAGTCTACTGCCAAACTGATGACCAATGCATTTGTCTTCTTTgtgtgatggatgagcacaacGGTCATAGCActgtctctgctgctgcagcaagaAAGGCCAAACAA CAACAATTTGGAAAGAAGAAACAACAATACCAGAAAGAGATTCAAAATAAAGACAAGCAGCTGCGAGTTCTGAAACAGAAAATGAAAGCATTGCAG AGTTCTAGAGATGCAGCACTTGATCAAAATGAGAAGGCCTATGCTGAAATTGTCATGATGGCAGACAAAAGGCGCTCTGCTGCGAAGGAGCTGATCATAGATCAGGAGAAGGCTGCAGTGAGTCGAGCTGAGGCCCACGTGGATGGACTTGAGAGGGAAATCAGTGATCTGAAGAAGAGAGAGGATGAACTGAAGCAGCTGTCTCTGACTGGGGACCATATTCATTTCCTCCAG CACTACAAGCCCTTGTTTGACTCCACTGAACCTGATGCATCCTCTGATTTAAGTATCCAACCACACACTTCTTTTGACTTTGTTACAAGAGCTGTTTCAGACTTAACAGAACAGATGGAAAGCATGGCACAGTCGATTGAAGAACTCTGTGTGAAAA TTGACGTTGATCTGAATCCAAAGACCAGACAggagcttttaatgt ATGTGTGCCTCCTCAGTTTGGATCCCAACACTGCATTTGAGAACCTGTTGCTGTCTGAAGGAAACAAAAAGCTGACCTGGATTAAAAGAGCCCAGAAGTACCCATTCCACCCAGACAGATTCACCAAATATGACCAAGTTCTGTGCTCTGAGGGTTTGAGCTCAGTTTGCTACTGGGAGGTTGAGTGGAAGGGGCCCAGGGTTGAAGTTGCCATGTGTTATAAAGGAGCAAAGTTGGAGGAAAATTCCTTTGGATGCACTGACCAGTCCTGGTGCATTTCTCTTTCAAATGCTGGGTGCAGTTTCTGGCACAATGAAGTTAAAACCAGAATACAAGTTCCCTGTTCTTCTCCAGTGGGTGTGTATCTGAACCACAAGGCAGGAAGCCTGTCCTTTTACAATGTGTCTGAAACTGGTCGGATGGAGCTCCTCCACAAAGTTCAGACCACATTCATCCAACCTTTGTACCCTGGCTTCATGGTCTCCAGAGGATCCTTCATAAGGATAATCACACCAAGGTCTAGAGAGTAG
- the slc15a5 gene encoding solute carrier family 15 member 5, with the protein MVAGEPRSLPEGRSQMRRISQTLSVHQKPPRKSRKKLQVIICVLLVELCERFTFFGIVCNMILFCTVKLGYGNYLAATVNLCFIGASTLTPVLVGWFAETFLGRTKVLYLCAFLHFFGTTMLPVVAFPFEDFYIDTHHMSHQLDTWEQQILFYMGLLAAALGIGGIRAILCPMGAYSLQAYNQHQLLSFFNWFYWLVNLNSTVVFLGIAYIQQSVAQNLGFLIPFTSVLLALIAIHMMRNKLTYKPNKGGSLLTTLGVFLNSLRMCCLHRRHLSGDVGSWLDRAKENNGGRYSETHVENVKVLTKLFPLYGLQLLYRACVTQIPSGYYIQTMNSNLHLDVLLLPIGAMNVISILPLLLLAPLIEFVTTCFLSMEKTPPAPAKVITLGHACATLSVLVAGLLELHRRVYPLVEQTLSGKVLHVSSMPCFQLAPQYILLGVAEALVTPACSLISFQLTPSHIRGISLHFLTLSYGGGCFLGAFIVQLVYFFSGGKFYPNTLQEGNLEVFFFLLATLMALNTLVFWRVSYRYVDLSVQGKALTTSPLTEKLLHYKATLRFYDTVEHLSVDSVL; encoded by the exons ATGGTGGCAGGGGAACCTCGGAGCCTGCCGGAGGGCAGAAGTCAAATGCGAAGAATATCCCAAACTCTGTCTGTTCATCAGAAACCGCCGAGGAAATCTCGCAAGAAGCTCCAAGTTATCATCTGTGTGCTGCTTGTGGAGTTGTGTGAAAGGTTCACCTTCTTTGGGATTGTTTGTAACATGATTCTCTTCTGCACTGTGAAGCTGGGCTATGGCAACTACCTGGCCGCAACAGTCAACCTGTGCTTCATAGGAGCCAGCACCCTTACTCCTGTTCTGGTCGGGTGGTTCGCAGAAACGTTTTTAGGACGGACTAAGGTGCTCTACTTGTGTgcttttcttcatttctttg GCACGACCATGCTGCCAGTGGTGGCGTTCCCCTTTGAAGATTTCTACATCGACACTCATCACATGTCCCACCAGCTGGACACTTGGGAGCAGCAGATTTTGTTCTACATGGGCCTCCTGGCCGCTGCGCTGGGCATCGGCGGAATCCGGGCCATCCTTTGTCCCATGGGAGCCTACAGCCTGCAGGCCTACAACCAGCACCAGCTCCTGTCGTTCTTCAACTG GTTCTACTGGCTGGTGAACCTGAACTCCACCGTTGTGTTCCTGGGCATCGCTTATATCCAGCAGTCTGTGGCCCAGAACCTGGGCTTCCTGATTCCCTTCACCTCCGTGCTGCTGGCTCTCATCGCTATTCACATGATGCGCAACAAACTCACCTACAAACCAAATAAAg GTGGATCACTGCTGACCACACTGGGAGTTTTTCTGAACTCTCTCAGGATGTGCTGCCTCCACCGTCGCCACCTGAGTGGAGATGTGGGTTCTTGGCTGGACCGGGCGAAGGAGAACAACGGCGGACGGTACAGCGAGACACACGTGGAGAACGTGAAAGTCCTGACCAAGCTGTTCCCTCTGTATGGACTTCAGCTGCTGTACAGAGCCTGCGTCACACAG ATTCCCTCTGGGTACTACATACAGACGATGAACTCCAACCTTCACCTGGATGTCCTTCTGCTGCCGATCGGCGCCATGAATGTGATCAGCATCCTACCTCTGCTGCTTCTGGCCCCGCTGATCGAGTTTGTGACCACCTGCTTCCTCTCCATGGAGAAAACTCCTCCGGCACCTGCCAAAGTCATAA CTCTGGGCCATGCGTGCGCCACCCTGTCTGTCCTGGTGGCAGGTTTGCTGGAGCTGCACAGGAGGGTTTACCCCCTGGTGGAGCAGACTCTCTCTGGGAAGGTTCTGCATGTGTCATCGATGCCGTGTTTCCAGCTGGCGCCTCAGTACATCCTACTCGGTGTGGCCGAGGCTCTCGTCACCCCTGCGT GTTCTCTCATATCCTTCCAGCTGACCCCGAGCCACATCAGAGGAATATCACTGCACTTCCTCACTCTGTCCTATGGAGGGGGCTGTTTTTTGGGAGCCTTCATCGTTCAGCTGGTGTATTTTTTCTCTGGAG GTAAATTCTACCCAAACACCCTGCAAGAAGGAAACCTGGAAGTATTCTTCTTCCTCTTGGCCACGTTGATGGCTCTAAATACTCTGGTATTTTGGAGAGTGTCGTACAG GTATGTAGACCTGAGCGTGCAGGGTAAAGCACTGACCACCAGCCCTCTgactgagaagctgctgcaTTACAAGGCCACTCTGCGCTTCTACGACACAGTAGAACACCTCTCCGTTGACTCTGTCCTCTGA
- the ccdc34 gene encoding coiled-coil domain-containing protein 34 — translation MSAGRMRSCPGSSERFSSTPVKTTGGNTRTPGALARDLGQDLGQGVLSDDEDTFSLLSPIYHDSFDSDEEELASSPVQQMSPSLESRGSESPVRCELPKTPSDQMCGAAAQPAGSASLSAWEMWLLNKARVDRLKLGKKAEEERLLKEQKQQQERQQMQKKIVMEERIHEWIKMKNEKERHEQLAKQRKEEEELQRGRDKKREIEQKAQQKYKDWLQKKNQEKIEREKKEQEKTALREEQERERRRRAQKKFKEWLANANDKSRPSPKSPFYPTSPYDKSYPAPSFYNPIPWKPIHVPPPESLQNKMSCEKPQKQRKSQQSTCSAFRLRNTGHAAHLLQRR, via the exons ATGTCTGCAGGGCGCATGCGCAGCTGTCCTGGTTCCAGCGAGCGCTTCAGCTCCACACCAGTGAAGACCACGGGGGGAAACACCCGCACACCCGGGGCTCTGGCCCGGGATCTGGGCCAGGATCTGGGCCAGGGTGTCCTGTCCGACGACGAGGACACCTTCTCTCTGCTCTCCCCCATCTACCACGACAGCTTTGACAGCGATGAGGAGGAGCTGGCATCCAGCCCAGTCCAGCAGATGTCGCCGAGCCTCGAGTCGAGAGGCTCTGAGTCCCCTGTTAG ATGTGAGCTGCCTAAAACGCCCTCAGATCAGATGTGTGGTGCAGCAGCGCAGCCTGCAGGCTCAGCTTCACTCAGTGCATGGGAGATGTGGCTGTTGAACAAAGCTAGAGTGGATCGCCTTAAACTGGGAAAGAAAGCGGAGGAG GAACGCTTActcaaagaacaaaaacaacagcaggAAAGGCAGCAGATGCAGAAAAAGATTGTCATGGAAGAAAGGATCCACGAATGGATTAAAATGAAAAACGAAAAG GAGAGACATGAGCAACTTGCAAAAcagaggaaagaggaagaggagttgcAGAGGGGGCGAGATAAGAAGAGGGAGATTGAACAGAAAGCTCAGCAAAAGTATAAGGACTGGCTGCAGAAGAAGAACCAAGAAAAaattgaaagagaaaagaaagaacaa GAGAAAACTGCTCTGAGGGAAGAACAGGAGAGGGAGCGTCGCAGGAGGGCACAAAAGAAGTTTAAGGAGTGGCTGGCGAATGCCAATGACAAAAGCAGACCAAGTCCCAAATCACCTTTCTATCCAACAA GTCCCTACGACAAATCATACCCAGCACCCAGCTTCTACAATCCCATTCCCTGGAAGCCGATTCATGTGCCTCCTCCAGAATCGTTACAGAACAAGATGTCTTGCGAGAAGCCTCAGAAACAGAGGAAAAGCCAGCAGAGCACCTGTAGTGCTTTCAGACTGAGAAACACTGGACATGCGGCACATTTGCTGCAGAGGAGATGA